One Cydia fagiglandana chromosome 11, ilCydFagi1.1, whole genome shotgun sequence genomic region harbors:
- the LOC134668690 gene encoding uncharacterized protein LOC134668690, which translates to MEEREQTENQFFQLIGTAQEFLDAFNDSKTKQGDESSCRGSSTSVTNHVKLPPLKIPPFSGDTNKWLQFRDIGSEPHQTQSSSSSSRQEIQNNVESSASTSLPTNSTSNHEVPTNATDNASSSPRPVTTLSAGSSGFGLHSTAVVEVSNNGNIIKLRALLDNGSQTSFITEAARAKIGCPTIKKFKCVSGLQNAIVGTAEHCNVQIRSTYNSFTTNVKCYVLPVITDVVPQLEIRVDELAIPGHIQLADPDFYRPGDIDILLSLEVFWDVLGTSQIKLGPNKPVLHETEFGWILGGRNTGNGTKRPSKPYCHFSQDIQQQLVKFWEIEEVPKTQPTSNSDEYCETLFQETTQREENGRFCVQIPLCDSPDVLGDSFKIAERRLHQMERKMKQKPEFKNEYCKFMQEYERLGHMSEVPKPERGCYLPHHAVIRESSETTRLRVVYDASAKTSSGVSFNDIQHVGPVVQDDLFSILLRFRQHKYVVTADVEKMYRQILVKPEQCHLQMILWREQSDQPIKIYQLNTITYGTSSAPFLSTRCLVQLANECSDVRVANVIKHDFYVDDVITGSSSKEDLCYIINSITEVLHSAHLPLRKFRSNIGSVLQDNSNALIPKDLDFSSQSSALGLKWDPSTDTFNFPVDIKHSSVATKRSILSNSARLFDPLGLLSLCTIVPKIILKNVWLTKLDWDDPIPTDLSKSWFNFVLGLKSLTNFQIPRFALVDDPDAIVELHTFCDASQDAYAACVYLRSISSSGSISVNLLCAKTKVSPVKAQTIPRLELCGALLAARLSSKVIEALRLIVTNIYHWTDSSVTLGWICSPSQNLKTFVSNRVAEIQQLTANGSWRHVPGVQNPADLASRGVEAILNSRPITPLSADPTDLYPLCPGHFLIGKPLTSLPSPTLTEINPNRLRKYEHIEQIRQQFWERWRTEYLNELQQRSKWRIDQGKLAEGDMVVLKEANLPPLKWRMGRIHQLYPGADGIARVADVNTSKGIIRRAVTNLCPLPNDEREEATRKPTVSEGGKMSTLTLT; encoded by the exons ATGGAAGAAAGGGAGCAAACGGAAAACCAGTTCTTCCAGCTGATTGGCACCGCTCAAGAGTTTTTAGATGCGTTTAACGATAGCAAAACAAAACAAGGAGACGAGTCTTCATGTCGTGGCAGTTCCACATCAGTTACAAATCACGTTAAACTGCCACCCCTGAAAATTCCTCCTTTTAGCGGTGATACAAATAAATGGCTTCAGTTCAGAGACAT CGGTTCCGAACCGCATCAAacacaatcatcatcatcatcatcgcgaCAAGAGATACAAAATAACGTAGAATCGTCTGCGTCTACATCCTTACCTACCAATTCAACTTCTAACCATGAAGTACCTACCAATGCTACTGATAACGCATCTTCTAGCCCGCGTCCGGTAACTACACTGTCTGCTGGCTCCTCAGGCTTCGGTCTTCATTCAACAGCTGTAGTCGAGGTGTCAAACAATggcaacataataaaattgcgcgCTCTTCTAGATAATGGTTCGCAAACTTCTTTCATAACGGAGGCGGCTCGAGCTAAGATAGGATGCCCTACAATTAAAAAATTCAAGTGCGTGTCTGGTCTTCAAAATGCCATCGTAGGCACTGCCGAACACTGCAACGTACAAATAAGGTCTACTTATAACTCATTCACTACAAATGTTAAATGCTACGTCCTACCAGTCATAACTGACGTTGTTCCTCAACTTGAGATACGAGTTGACGAACTAGCCATCCCCGGCCACATACAATTAGCTGATCCAGACTTCTATCGCCCTGGAGACATCGATATTCTTCTAAGTTTGGAAGTCTTCTGGGACGTTCTGGGTACTTCTCAAATAAAACTCGGACCAAATAAACCAGTCCTCCACGAAACTGAGTTTGGATGGATCCTCGGTGGCCGCAATACGGGGAATGGTACAAAGCGTCCTAGCAAACCTTATTGCCATTTCAGTCAAGATATACAACAGCAACTTGTAAAGTTCTGGGAAATAGAAGAAGTTCCTAAAACCCAACCTACGTCAAATAGCGACGAATACTGTGAAACCCTTTTTCAAGAAACAACGCAGCGTGAAGAGAATGGTAGATTTTGTGTTCAAATACCTCTGTGCGATTCACCAGATGTCTTAGGCGACTCATTTAAAATAGCCGAACGGCGACTACATCAAATGGAACGTAAAATGAAACAAAAACCTGaatttaaaaatgaatattgtaaatttatgcAAGAGTACGAGCGCCTAGGACATATGAGTGAAGTACCTAAGCCCGAGCGAGGATGCTACCTACCTCATCACGCTGTGATACGTGAATCTAGCGAAACTACGCGCTTGCGCGTGGTCTACGACGCGTCAGCAAAAACGTCATCAGGCGTATCATTTAATGACATTCAACATGTCGGACCTGTCGTCCAGGACGACCTCTTCTCCATATTGTTGCGTTTCAGGCAACACAAATATGTAGTGACAGCCGATGTGGAGAAGATGTATCGTCAAATTTTAGTAAAGCCCGAACAATGTCATCTACAAATGATTTTATGGCGTGAGCAATCTGATCAAccaattaaaatatatcaacTCAATACAATTACATATGGTACATCATCTGCGCCATTCCTAAGTACACGGTGTCTAGTTCAGCTCGCCAATGAGTGCAGTGATGTAAGAGTTGCTAATGTAATAAAGCACGACTTCTATGTAGATGACGTCATTACAGGGAGCAGTTCAAAGGAGGACTTGTGCTACATAATAAATTCAATAACGGAAGTTCTTCATTCAGCGCACTTGCCATTGCGTAAATTCCGTTCTAACATAGGTTCCGTCCTTCAAGACAATTCTAATGCGTTGATACCTAAAGACCTAGATTTCAGTTCACAATCAAGTGCTTTAGGACTTAAATGGGATCCAAGCACTGATACATTCAACTTTCCTGTCGATATTAAACATTCGTCAGTAGCTACCAAGCGATCGATCTTATCGAATTCTGCTAGATTGTTCGATCCTCTAGGGTTGTTAAGCTTATGTACAATTGTGCCAAAAATAATTCTTAAAAATGTATGGCTCACTAAGTTAGACTGGGATGATCCTATTCCCACAGATTTATCAAaatcgtggttcaattttgtgCTAGGCCTTAAGAGCCTAACCAACTTTCAAATACCTAGATTTGCTCTCGTTGACGATCCCGATGCGATCGTTGAATTGCATACATTTTGCGATGCATCACAAGATGCGTACGCAGCATGCGTCTACTTGCGCTCGATTAGTAGCTCAGGTAGCATATCAGTAAATTTATTGTGCGCTAAAACAAAAGTCAGTCCCGTGAAAGCTCAGACAATACCGCGTCTTGAATTATGCGGAGCTTTATTAGCTGCACGATTAAGCTCGAAAGTAATCGAAGCTTTACGACTTATAGTCACCAACATCTATCATTGGACAGACTCATCCGTAACTCTAGGATGGATCTGTTCACCCTCGCAGAATCTTAAAACTTTTGTATCAAACCGTGTCGCAGAGATTCAACAGCTTACAGCAAATGGATCCTGGAGACACGTCCCAGGTGTTCAAAACCCTGCGGACTTAGCATCACGTGGT GTTGAGGCAATTCTTAATTCCAGGCCTATAACTCCCCTATCAGCCGATCCTACAGATCTTTACCCTTTGTGTCCCGGGCACTTCCTGATCGGCAAACCGCTCACTTCATTGCCATCGCCCACACTTACCGAAATCAACCCAAATCGTCTTAGAAAATATGAGCACATTGAGCAGATCCGACAACAGTTTTGGGAGAGATGGCGCACTGAATATTTGAACGAGCTACAGCAACGATCAAAGTGGCGCATCGACCAAGGAAAACTCGCTGAAGGCGATATGGTGGTCCTCAAGGAGGCTAACTTGCCACCACTCAAATGGCGCATGGGCCGCATTCATCAACTGTACCCAGGAGCCGATGGGATAGCACGTGTTGCAGACGTGAACACGTCCAAGGGTATCATCCGCCGCGCCGTCACAAATCTCTGCCCGCTACCTAACGATGAGCGCGAAGAAGCTACTCGAAAACCCACAGTTTCCGAGGGGGGGAAGATGTCTACACTCACCCTTACCTAG